The Carassius gibelio isolate Cgi1373 ecotype wild population from Czech Republic chromosome B22, carGib1.2-hapl.c, whole genome shotgun sequence genome window below encodes:
- the LOC127987525 gene encoding circadian locomoter output cycles protein kaput isoform X1, producing the protein MSSRDRVSRNKSEKKRRDQFNVLIKELGTLLPGNTRKMDKSTILQKSIDYLCRHKEIAAQSESSEIKQDWKPPFLSNEEFTQLMLEALDGFFIVMLTDGNIIYSSESVTSLLEHLPSDLVDQNLLNFLPVGEHKEVYKVLSSHPDIENLNSDYFKSKNQVEFCCHMLRGSVDPQKPPVYEYVKFIGNFKSLANMPLATRNGLEGILQHTLQPAFDDKVCFIATVRLAKPQFIKEMCMVEEPNEEFTSRHSLEWKFLLLDHRAPPIIGYMPFEVLGTSGYDYYHVDDLHSLAKCHEHLMQFGKGKSCYYRFLTKGQQWIWLQTNYYITYHQWNSRPEFIVCTHTVVSYAEVRTEQRREMGIEESPPELAGDKQSQISGSQSQLNTSRLKEVLERFSNSRTPSTSSRSSRKSSHTAVSDNTCTSTPSRVQMDVSTPPRPATVDMTPQRRSSIGTQSMSSQNTNQTGSPVQINQQQQPQPQQQIQPNALFSAQLNAMQHLKEQLEQRTRMIEASIQKQQEELRQIHEQLQRVQGQGTQMILQQSGGGMSVQLPQVGGAQTNILGVGAQTGVVAIQGQNVTSTAQSGTVPQQQAPRSLQQASSVTQRGPVYNTMMISQPANASVVQIPSSLAPKINQGNAINRFPAGQQLVTKIVTAPMACGTVMVPTTMFMGQVVTAYSPFAQQQGQTQTIALQPQSTVPAEQQAQTTTLQTSQQQGATQQPTKQQPPFLQSTRLLHGNQSTQLILQAFPIQQQGAFSPSPQQQQQQQQLKPQTQKQQKGTPSCQTDSTSAQSQ; encoded by the exons ATGAGCTCCAGAGACCG AGTTTCGAGAAATAAGTCAGAGAAGAAAAGGCGAGACCAGTTCAATGTCCTCATTAAAGAACTTGGCACCTTGTTGCCTGGAAATACACGCAAGATGGACAAGTCTACGATATTGCAGAAGAGCATAGACTACCTGTGCAGGCACAAAG AAATTGCTGCACAGTCCGAGTCAAGTGAGATCAAGCAAGATTGGAAACCCCCATTTCTTAGCAATGAGGAGTTTACACAGCTGATGCTAGAG gcgcTGGATGGGTTTTTCATAGTGATGCTGACAGATGGCAACATCATTTACTCCTCAGAAAGCGTAACTTCTCTACTTGAGCATTTGCCT TCGGACCTGGTGGATCAGAACCTTTTAAACTTTCTGCCTGTGGGGGAGCACAAAGAAGTCTATAAAGTGCTTTCCTCACACCCGGACATTGAAAACCTCAACTCTGATTACTTCAAAT CCAAGAACCAGGTGGAGTTTTGTTGTCACATGCTCCGAGGTTCTGTGGATCCCCAAAAACCGCCTGTGTATGAATATGTCAAGTTTATTGGCAACTTTAAGTCACTCGCCAACA TGCCTCTTGCAACCCGAAATGGCCTTGAGGGAATTTTACAGCACACGTTGCAGCCGGCCTTCGACGATAAAGTCTGTTTTATTGCGACTGTGAGGCTCGCCAAACCCCAATTCATCAAA GAGATGTGCATGGTGGAGGAGCCCAATGAAGAATTTACGTCTCGACACAGTCTGGAGTGGAAATTCCTCTTATTAGATCACAG AGCACCTCCTATCATTGGCTATATGCCCTTTGAGGTGTTGGGAACATCAGGCTATGACTATTATCACGTAGATGACTTGCATTCACTGGCCAAATGCCATGAGCATT TAATGCAGTTTGGTAAAGGGAAATCGTGTTATTATCGCTTTCTAACTAAAGGGCAGCAGTGGATTTGGCTCCAGACTAACTACTACATCACCTATCACCAGTGGAATTCGCGACCAGAGTTTATCGTGTGCACGCACACGGTTGTGAG TTATGCTGAGGTGCGCACAGAGCAGAGGAGAGAGATGGGTATAGAGGAATCTCCCCCTGAGCTGGCCGGAGATAAG CAGTCTCAGATTTCTGGCTCTCAATCTCAATTAAACACCTCCAGACTAAAGGAGGTCCTGGAGCGCTTCAGCAACAGTCGCACACCTTCCACCTCCTCAAGGAGCTCCCGCAAGTCCTCGCACACCGCTGTATCCGACAATACCTGCACCT CAACTCCCTCTAGGGTACAGATGGACGTGAGCACTCCACCCCGGCCCGCCACTGTTGATATGACACCCCAACGCCGTTCCTCTATCGGCACCCAG tccatGAGTTCCCAGAACACCAATCAGACTGGATCTCCGGTCCAAATCAACCAACAGCAACAACCTCAACCACAGCAACAGATTCAACCTAATGCCCTG TTCTCTGCGCAGTTGAATGCAATGCAGCACCTGAAGGAGCAGTTGGAGCAAAGGACACGTATGATCGAAGCTAGCATTCAGAAACAGCAGGAGGAACTGAGACAGATTCATGAGCAGCTGCAGAGGGTGCAGGGACAGGGCACTcag ATGATACTGCAGCAGTCGGGTGGTGGAATGAGTGTACAGTTACCGCAAGTTGGAGGAGCACAGACTAACATTTTAGGGGTTGGAGCACAGACTGGGGTCGTAGCTATACAAGGCCAAAATGTGACAAGTACAGCACAGAGTGGGACTGTTCCACAGCAACAGGCTCCTCGTTCCCTGCAGCAGGCCTCTTCTGTTAcacag CGTGGCCCTGTGTATAATACCATGATGATCAGCCAGCCGGCCAATGCCAGTGTTGTGCAGATACCCAGCAGTCTGGCACCAAAAATAAATCAGGGAAATGCAATCAACAG GTTTCCTGCCGGGCAGCAGTTGGTCACTAAGATTGTGACGGCTCCAATGGCGTGTGGCACGGTCATGGTACCTACAACAATGTTTATGGGTCAGGTTGTGACAGCTTACAGCCCGTTTGCACAGCAACAAGGTCAGACACAGACTATAGCACTGCAGCCTCAATCAACAGTGCCTGCAGAACAGCAGGCTCAAACTACCACATTACAAACAAGTCAACAGCAGGGGGCGACGCAGCAACCAACAAAACAGCAACCACCATTTTTACAG AGCACACGGCTTCTTCATGGCAACCAGTCCACACAACTGATCCTGCAGGCTTTCCCTATTCAGCAGCAAGGTGCATTTTCTCCatcaccacaacaacaacaacaacaacagcaactgaaACCACAGACTCAGAAACAACAGAAAGGAACCCCTTCTTGTCAGACTGACAGCACTAGTGCCCAGTCTCAGTAA
- the LOC127987525 gene encoding circadian locomoter output cycles protein kaput isoform X2 produces MSSRDRVSRNKSEKKRRDQFNVLIKELGTLLPGNTRKMDKSTILQKSIDYLCRHKEIAAQSESSEIKQDWKPPFLSNEEFTQLMLEALDGFFIVMLTDGNIIYSSESVTSLLEHLPSDLVDQNLLNFLPVGEHKEVYKVLSSHPDIENLNSDYFKSKNQVEFCCHMLRGSVDPQKPPVYEYVKFIGNFKSLANMPLATRNGLEGILQHTLQPAFDDKVCFIATVRLAKPQFIKEMCMVEEPNEEFTSRHSLEWKFLLLDHRAPPIIGYMPFEVLGTSGYDYYHVDDLHSLAKCHEHLMQFGKGKSCYYRFLTKGQQWIWLQTNYYITYHQWNSRPEFIVCTHTVVSYAEVRTEQRREMGIEESPPELAGDKSQISGSQSQLNTSRLKEVLERFSNSRTPSTSSRSSRKSSHTAVSDNTCTSTPSRVQMDVSTPPRPATVDMTPQRRSSIGTQSMSSQNTNQTGSPVQINQQQQPQPQQQIQPNALFSAQLNAMQHLKEQLEQRTRMIEASIQKQQEELRQIHEQLQRVQGQGTQMILQQSGGGMSVQLPQVGGAQTNILGVGAQTGVVAIQGQNVTSTAQSGTVPQQQAPRSLQQASSVTQRGPVYNTMMISQPANASVVQIPSSLAPKINQGNAINRFPAGQQLVTKIVTAPMACGTVMVPTTMFMGQVVTAYSPFAQQQGQTQTIALQPQSTVPAEQQAQTTTLQTSQQQGATQQPTKQQPPFLQSTRLLHGNQSTQLILQAFPIQQQGAFSPSPQQQQQQQQLKPQTQKQQKGTPSCQTDSTSAQSQ; encoded by the exons ATGAGCTCCAGAGACCG AGTTTCGAGAAATAAGTCAGAGAAGAAAAGGCGAGACCAGTTCAATGTCCTCATTAAAGAACTTGGCACCTTGTTGCCTGGAAATACACGCAAGATGGACAAGTCTACGATATTGCAGAAGAGCATAGACTACCTGTGCAGGCACAAAG AAATTGCTGCACAGTCCGAGTCAAGTGAGATCAAGCAAGATTGGAAACCCCCATTTCTTAGCAATGAGGAGTTTACACAGCTGATGCTAGAG gcgcTGGATGGGTTTTTCATAGTGATGCTGACAGATGGCAACATCATTTACTCCTCAGAAAGCGTAACTTCTCTACTTGAGCATTTGCCT TCGGACCTGGTGGATCAGAACCTTTTAAACTTTCTGCCTGTGGGGGAGCACAAAGAAGTCTATAAAGTGCTTTCCTCACACCCGGACATTGAAAACCTCAACTCTGATTACTTCAAAT CCAAGAACCAGGTGGAGTTTTGTTGTCACATGCTCCGAGGTTCTGTGGATCCCCAAAAACCGCCTGTGTATGAATATGTCAAGTTTATTGGCAACTTTAAGTCACTCGCCAACA TGCCTCTTGCAACCCGAAATGGCCTTGAGGGAATTTTACAGCACACGTTGCAGCCGGCCTTCGACGATAAAGTCTGTTTTATTGCGACTGTGAGGCTCGCCAAACCCCAATTCATCAAA GAGATGTGCATGGTGGAGGAGCCCAATGAAGAATTTACGTCTCGACACAGTCTGGAGTGGAAATTCCTCTTATTAGATCACAG AGCACCTCCTATCATTGGCTATATGCCCTTTGAGGTGTTGGGAACATCAGGCTATGACTATTATCACGTAGATGACTTGCATTCACTGGCCAAATGCCATGAGCATT TAATGCAGTTTGGTAAAGGGAAATCGTGTTATTATCGCTTTCTAACTAAAGGGCAGCAGTGGATTTGGCTCCAGACTAACTACTACATCACCTATCACCAGTGGAATTCGCGACCAGAGTTTATCGTGTGCACGCACACGGTTGTGAG TTATGCTGAGGTGCGCACAGAGCAGAGGAGAGAGATGGGTATAGAGGAATCTCCCCCTGAGCTGGCCGGAGATAAG TCTCAGATTTCTGGCTCTCAATCTCAATTAAACACCTCCAGACTAAAGGAGGTCCTGGAGCGCTTCAGCAACAGTCGCACACCTTCCACCTCCTCAAGGAGCTCCCGCAAGTCCTCGCACACCGCTGTATCCGACAATACCTGCACCT CAACTCCCTCTAGGGTACAGATGGACGTGAGCACTCCACCCCGGCCCGCCACTGTTGATATGACACCCCAACGCCGTTCCTCTATCGGCACCCAG tccatGAGTTCCCAGAACACCAATCAGACTGGATCTCCGGTCCAAATCAACCAACAGCAACAACCTCAACCACAGCAACAGATTCAACCTAATGCCCTG TTCTCTGCGCAGTTGAATGCAATGCAGCACCTGAAGGAGCAGTTGGAGCAAAGGACACGTATGATCGAAGCTAGCATTCAGAAACAGCAGGAGGAACTGAGACAGATTCATGAGCAGCTGCAGAGGGTGCAGGGACAGGGCACTcag ATGATACTGCAGCAGTCGGGTGGTGGAATGAGTGTACAGTTACCGCAAGTTGGAGGAGCACAGACTAACATTTTAGGGGTTGGAGCACAGACTGGGGTCGTAGCTATACAAGGCCAAAATGTGACAAGTACAGCACAGAGTGGGACTGTTCCACAGCAACAGGCTCCTCGTTCCCTGCAGCAGGCCTCTTCTGTTAcacag CGTGGCCCTGTGTATAATACCATGATGATCAGCCAGCCGGCCAATGCCAGTGTTGTGCAGATACCCAGCAGTCTGGCACCAAAAATAAATCAGGGAAATGCAATCAACAG GTTTCCTGCCGGGCAGCAGTTGGTCACTAAGATTGTGACGGCTCCAATGGCGTGTGGCACGGTCATGGTACCTACAACAATGTTTATGGGTCAGGTTGTGACAGCTTACAGCCCGTTTGCACAGCAACAAGGTCAGACACAGACTATAGCACTGCAGCCTCAATCAACAGTGCCTGCAGAACAGCAGGCTCAAACTACCACATTACAAACAAGTCAACAGCAGGGGGCGACGCAGCAACCAACAAAACAGCAACCACCATTTTTACAG AGCACACGGCTTCTTCATGGCAACCAGTCCACACAACTGATCCTGCAGGCTTTCCCTATTCAGCAGCAAGGTGCATTTTCTCCatcaccacaacaacaacaacaacaacagcaactgaaACCACAGACTCAGAAACAACAGAAAGGAACCCCTTCTTGTCAGACTGACAGCACTAGTGCCCAGTCTCAGTAA
- the LOC127987525 gene encoding circadian locomoter output cycles protein kaput isoform X3 has protein sequence MDKSTILQKSIDYLCRHKEIAAQSESSEIKQDWKPPFLSNEEFTQLMLEALDGFFIVMLTDGNIIYSSESVTSLLEHLPSDLVDQNLLNFLPVGEHKEVYKVLSSHPDIENLNSDYFKSKNQVEFCCHMLRGSVDPQKPPVYEYVKFIGNFKSLANMPLATRNGLEGILQHTLQPAFDDKVCFIATVRLAKPQFIKEMCMVEEPNEEFTSRHSLEWKFLLLDHRAPPIIGYMPFEVLGTSGYDYYHVDDLHSLAKCHEHLMQFGKGKSCYYRFLTKGQQWIWLQTNYYITYHQWNSRPEFIVCTHTVVSYAEVRTEQRREMGIEESPPELAGDKQSQISGSQSQLNTSRLKEVLERFSNSRTPSTSSRSSRKSSHTAVSDNTCTSTPSRVQMDVSTPPRPATVDMTPQRRSSIGTQSMSSQNTNQTGSPVQINQQQQPQPQQQIQPNALFSAQLNAMQHLKEQLEQRTRMIEASIQKQQEELRQIHEQLQRVQGQGTQMILQQSGGGMSVQLPQVGGAQTNILGVGAQTGVVAIQGQNVTSTAQSGTVPQQQAPRSLQQASSVTQRGPVYNTMMISQPANASVVQIPSSLAPKINQGNAINRFPAGQQLVTKIVTAPMACGTVMVPTTMFMGQVVTAYSPFAQQQGQTQTIALQPQSTVPAEQQAQTTTLQTSQQQGATQQPTKQQPPFLQSTRLLHGNQSTQLILQAFPIQQQGAFSPSPQQQQQQQQLKPQTQKQQKGTPSCQTDSTSAQSQ, from the exons ATGGACAAGTCTACGATATTGCAGAAGAGCATAGACTACCTGTGCAGGCACAAAG AAATTGCTGCACAGTCCGAGTCAAGTGAGATCAAGCAAGATTGGAAACCCCCATTTCTTAGCAATGAGGAGTTTACACAGCTGATGCTAGAG gcgcTGGATGGGTTTTTCATAGTGATGCTGACAGATGGCAACATCATTTACTCCTCAGAAAGCGTAACTTCTCTACTTGAGCATTTGCCT TCGGACCTGGTGGATCAGAACCTTTTAAACTTTCTGCCTGTGGGGGAGCACAAAGAAGTCTATAAAGTGCTTTCCTCACACCCGGACATTGAAAACCTCAACTCTGATTACTTCAAAT CCAAGAACCAGGTGGAGTTTTGTTGTCACATGCTCCGAGGTTCTGTGGATCCCCAAAAACCGCCTGTGTATGAATATGTCAAGTTTATTGGCAACTTTAAGTCACTCGCCAACA TGCCTCTTGCAACCCGAAATGGCCTTGAGGGAATTTTACAGCACACGTTGCAGCCGGCCTTCGACGATAAAGTCTGTTTTATTGCGACTGTGAGGCTCGCCAAACCCCAATTCATCAAA GAGATGTGCATGGTGGAGGAGCCCAATGAAGAATTTACGTCTCGACACAGTCTGGAGTGGAAATTCCTCTTATTAGATCACAG AGCACCTCCTATCATTGGCTATATGCCCTTTGAGGTGTTGGGAACATCAGGCTATGACTATTATCACGTAGATGACTTGCATTCACTGGCCAAATGCCATGAGCATT TAATGCAGTTTGGTAAAGGGAAATCGTGTTATTATCGCTTTCTAACTAAAGGGCAGCAGTGGATTTGGCTCCAGACTAACTACTACATCACCTATCACCAGTGGAATTCGCGACCAGAGTTTATCGTGTGCACGCACACGGTTGTGAG TTATGCTGAGGTGCGCACAGAGCAGAGGAGAGAGATGGGTATAGAGGAATCTCCCCCTGAGCTGGCCGGAGATAAG CAGTCTCAGATTTCTGGCTCTCAATCTCAATTAAACACCTCCAGACTAAAGGAGGTCCTGGAGCGCTTCAGCAACAGTCGCACACCTTCCACCTCCTCAAGGAGCTCCCGCAAGTCCTCGCACACCGCTGTATCCGACAATACCTGCACCT CAACTCCCTCTAGGGTACAGATGGACGTGAGCACTCCACCCCGGCCCGCCACTGTTGATATGACACCCCAACGCCGTTCCTCTATCGGCACCCAG tccatGAGTTCCCAGAACACCAATCAGACTGGATCTCCGGTCCAAATCAACCAACAGCAACAACCTCAACCACAGCAACAGATTCAACCTAATGCCCTG TTCTCTGCGCAGTTGAATGCAATGCAGCACCTGAAGGAGCAGTTGGAGCAAAGGACACGTATGATCGAAGCTAGCATTCAGAAACAGCAGGAGGAACTGAGACAGATTCATGAGCAGCTGCAGAGGGTGCAGGGACAGGGCACTcag ATGATACTGCAGCAGTCGGGTGGTGGAATGAGTGTACAGTTACCGCAAGTTGGAGGAGCACAGACTAACATTTTAGGGGTTGGAGCACAGACTGGGGTCGTAGCTATACAAGGCCAAAATGTGACAAGTACAGCACAGAGTGGGACTGTTCCACAGCAACAGGCTCCTCGTTCCCTGCAGCAGGCCTCTTCTGTTAcacag CGTGGCCCTGTGTATAATACCATGATGATCAGCCAGCCGGCCAATGCCAGTGTTGTGCAGATACCCAGCAGTCTGGCACCAAAAATAAATCAGGGAAATGCAATCAACAG GTTTCCTGCCGGGCAGCAGTTGGTCACTAAGATTGTGACGGCTCCAATGGCGTGTGGCACGGTCATGGTACCTACAACAATGTTTATGGGTCAGGTTGTGACAGCTTACAGCCCGTTTGCACAGCAACAAGGTCAGACACAGACTATAGCACTGCAGCCTCAATCAACAGTGCCTGCAGAACAGCAGGCTCAAACTACCACATTACAAACAAGTCAACAGCAGGGGGCGACGCAGCAACCAACAAAACAGCAACCACCATTTTTACAG AGCACACGGCTTCTTCATGGCAACCAGTCCACACAACTGATCCTGCAGGCTTTCCCTATTCAGCAGCAAGGTGCATTTTCTCCatcaccacaacaacaacaacaacaacagcaactgaaACCACAGACTCAGAAACAACAGAAAGGAACCCCTTCTTGTCAGACTGACAGCACTAGTGCCCAGTCTCAGTAA